One window of Phoenix dactylifera cultivar Barhee BC4 chromosome 5, palm_55x_up_171113_PBpolish2nd_filt_p, whole genome shotgun sequence genomic DNA carries:
- the LOC120110771 gene encoding uncharacterized protein LOC120110771, which yields MDDDRRPPSPEPSEQSVPQDTPRSVAGQADLAGVYQLMAQLLQQQQMMQMAAMPSADSCYERIRRLNPPTFEGGLDPMAAEAWIREIEKMFRALHFPDEVMVRLAISMLKGNAEYWWTAMETAYGYAVDRLTWRDFKRLFSTQYFSDSVNQAKQNEFLALTQTDQMSVLGYTNKFNELG from the coding sequence ATGGACGACGACAGGAGACCACCCTCCCCGGAGCCTAGTGAGCAGTCAGTTCCCCAGGATACTCCACGGTCTGTAGCAGGTCAGGCAGACCTTGCCGGAGTATATCAGCTTATGGCACAACTGCTACAACAGCAGCAGATGATGCAGATGGCTGCTATGCCATCGGCAGACTCCTGCTACGAGAGGATCCGCCGATTGAACCCCCCAACCTTTGAGGGTGGGCTTGACCCCATGGCGGCAGAAGCGTGGATCCGGGAGATAGAGAAGATGTTTCGAGCTCTCCATTTCCCCGATGAGGTGATGGTCCGGCTGGCGATCTCTATGCTGAAAGGGAACGCCGAGTACTGGTGGACGGCCATGGAGACAGCCTATGGCTATGCCGTCGATAGACTCACCTGGAGAGACTTCAAGAGGTTGTTTAGCACCCAGTATTTTTCGGACTCAGTCAACCAGGCAAAGCAGAATGAATTCTTGGCACTAACCCAGACCGACCAGATGTCCGTTCTGGGGTACACCAATAAATTCAACGAGCTGGGATGA